A single genomic interval of Bacteroidales bacterium harbors:
- a CDS encoding DnaJ domain-containing protein, whose translation MGNYLNSINDEFKARKGVGIGCLISIIILFLIIIILTIETGDKNAMFTFLILTIILTFTTIIIKTSLLKIKKTEIEIIKIIIAFLKYSQIETNIIKQNILKISKVYKKDKIEKLFKKIILTETDVNKACDRLATKKSEVKYFVLSVLLDLSANDTILTINEENFIEKVRIRLLVHKKTYNFIKNAYIKQGLKEERKIIEEQNRRKQAKSFSKSFLPYKAYKILGVTPSVTKSQLKKVYRTLAKKYHPDKFYGQSDEIIQKAEDKFQEILEAYQIIKKFSGK comes from the coding sequence ATGGGAAATTATTTAAATAGTATTAATGATGAATTTAAAGCAAGGAAGGGAGTCGGCATCGGTTGCTTAATTTCAATTATAATTTTGTTTTTAATTATTATTATATTAACTATTGAGACAGGGGACAAAAATGCCATGTTTACTTTCTTAATTCTTACAATTATACTAACATTTACAACAATAATAATAAAAACATCCCTCCTAAAAATAAAAAAAACAGAAATTGAGATAATAAAAATAATAATTGCTTTTTTAAAATATTCTCAAATTGAAACTAACATAATAAAACAAAATATATTGAAAATATCTAAAGTTTATAAAAAAGATAAAATTGAGAAGCTATTCAAAAAAATTATTTTAACAGAAACAGATGTCAATAAAGCTTGTGACAGATTAGCAACAAAGAAGTCTGAAGTAAAATATTTTGTGTTGTCCGTTTTATTAGATTTATCTGCAAATGATACAATTTTAACAATAAATGAAGAAAATTTTATTGAAAAAGTAAGAATAAGACTCTTAGTTCATAAAAAAACCTATAATTTCATTAAAAATGCATATATAAAACAAGGCTTAAAAGAAGAACGAAAAATAATCGAAGAACAAAACCGAAGAAAACAAGCAAAATCATTTTCAAAATCTTTTCTGCCCTATAAAGCATATAAAATTCTGGGTGTTACTCCTTCCGTTACAAAATCTCAACTAAAAAAAGTGTACCGAACTCTGGCAAAGAAATACCATCCCGATAAATTTTACGGGCAAAGTGACGAAATTATACAAAAAGCGGAAGATAAATTTCAGGAGATTTTGGAAGCTTATCAAATTATTAAGAAATTTTCAGGGAAATAA
- a CDS encoding class II SORL domain-containing protein, producing the protein MKILIKRIPTILLVAAVIFSLNSCCENNDENLQTLVDTVKKEETVKKTREELIVNRDTMLIANTDSITEFENKHTPEITFSEIDEKGYAKIYVSVGSNGIVHPSVNEHWIDFITLLINDKEIKRIENENSEGSNKHEFFIPLKENDIITVIIGCNLHGIWKNSVQVE; encoded by the coding sequence ATGAAAATTTTAATTAAAAGAATTCCGACTATATTATTAGTAGCAGCAGTAATTTTTTCTTTGAACAGTTGCTGTGAAAATAATGATGAAAATTTACAGACACTTGTTGATACTGTTAAAAAGGAAGAAACAGTTAAAAAGACTCGTGAAGAATTAATCGTAAATCGAGACACAATGTTAATTGCAAATACTGACAGTATTACCGAATTTGAGAATAAACATACACCTGAGATTACCTTTAGTGAGATTGATGAAAAAGGATATGCAAAGATTTATGTTTCAGTAGGTTCAAACGGAATAGTTCATCCTTCCGTAAATGAGCATTGGATTGATTTTATCACTTTATTGATAAACGACAAAGAAATTAAACGCATTGAAAATGAGAATAGTGAAGGAAGCAATAAACATGAGTTTTTTATTCCTTTGAAAGAAAATGATATTATAACAGTTATAATAGGTTGTAACTTACACGGTATCTGGAAAAATAGTGTTCAAGTTGAATAA
- a CDS encoding NTP transferase domain-containing protein — translation MIKKNNTSVVILSAGFSSRMKQAKFSLLFEKNRTFLEKIVGEYLTFGCEEIIVVMNPDGINIKNTLNLNFPDIVKFVLNKFPERERFFSLQTGLKALKKNNCCFCCFIQNSDNPFVNQELLTVLYEKRNEAEYIVPAYKEKGGHPIMINKNIIKQLSSEKNIHSNLKEYLKRFLIYRLKVDDKNILLNINDENIYKKLF, via the coding sequence ATGATTAAAAAAAATAACACTTCTGTTGTTATTCTTTCAGCCGGTTTTTCAAGCAGAATGAAACAAGCAAAGTTTTCATTATTATTTGAAAAAAATAGAACTTTTCTTGAAAAAATTGTCGGAGAATACCTTACTTTCGGATGTGAGGAAATTATTGTTGTAATGAATCCGGACGGAATTAATATAAAAAATACACTTAATTTAAACTTTCCTGATATCGTAAAGTTTGTTCTTAACAAGTTTCCTGAACGTGAAAGATTTTTTTCATTACAAACAGGATTAAAAGCTTTAAAAAAAAACAACTGTTGCTTTTGTTGCTTTATCCAAAACAGTGACAATCCGTTTGTTAATCAAGAACTTTTAACTGTTCTTTATGAAAAAAGAAATGAAGCAGAATATATTGTTCCGGCATATAAGGAAAAAGGCGGGCATCCGATTATGATTAATAAAAATATTATCAAGCAATTAAGCTCAGAAAAGAATATTCATTCTAATTTAAAAGAATATTTAAAAAGATTTTTGATATACCGTCTTAAAGTTGATGACAAAAATATTCTGTTGAATATAAATGATGAGAACATCTACAAAAAACTGTTTTAA